A stretch of the Chitinophaga sp. Cy-1792 genome encodes the following:
- a CDS encoding fasciclin domain-containing protein has product MKRSIILFIVLVFLGMVSCKKTDLTVDQERNSDIRSAGDFINNNYDLSLFAAALTKIGYLDSLNATDKQYTVWAPDNNAFNNLGFKNASDFNTMNVDSLRFAVKNLILTNRYYTADFPSQLDNIYTTAAGGPLWISVVANNPNADAYTVSVSGCEVYASPKRNIALRNGVLHILKSVPKYFDQTLQDRIAADTSLVLFAALMKKTSQWDALKTQSPLTVYAPVNNVFKGYKLTADSISRIDVKRYKPVAFTIYTLGLKAHHLFSNDLNLVGGGNARLYVDGYGVAPAQMINIWTPEGKYAYHSPSYIRMADGDKGKDFLVNNGVLHRIDNVMLYPDSLLIK; this is encoded by the coding sequence ATGAAAAGAAGTATCATACTATTCATAGTACTGGTTTTCCTGGGTATGGTCAGTTGCAAGAAAACTGACCTCACGGTAGACCAGGAACGAAACAGTGACATCCGCTCCGCCGGAGATTTTATCAATAATAACTACGATCTGAGCCTGTTTGCAGCCGCTTTGACTAAAATAGGTTATCTCGATTCCCTGAATGCAACAGACAAGCAATACACCGTATGGGCGCCGGATAACAACGCATTTAATAACCTCGGTTTTAAGAATGCTTCCGACTTCAATACCATGAATGTTGATAGTCTGCGCTTTGCCGTTAAAAATCTTATACTGACGAACCGTTATTATACGGCAGATTTCCCTTCCCAGCTGGATAATATCTATACAACTGCTGCCGGCGGCCCGCTGTGGATTTCAGTGGTAGCCAACAATCCTAACGCAGATGCATACACGGTATCTGTTAGCGGTTGCGAGGTATATGCGAGTCCGAAACGTAACATCGCTTTGCGAAATGGCGTATTGCATATCCTGAAATCGGTACCTAAGTATTTTGATCAGACCCTGCAGGACAGAATTGCTGCTGATACCAGCCTGGTGCTGTTTGCTGCCCTGATGAAGAAAACTTCCCAGTGGGATGCGCTGAAAACACAAAGTCCGCTGACGGTATATGCACCTGTAAATAATGTTTTCAAGGGCTATAAACTTACCGCAGATAGTATAAGCAGGATAGACGTAAAAAGATATAAGCCCGTAGCCTTTACCATTTATACGTTGGGATTAAAGGCGCACCACCTGTTTTCGAATGACTTAAACCTGGTAGGTGGCGGTAATGCCCGCTTATACGTGGATGGTTATGGCGTTGCGCCTGCACAGATGATCAACATCTGGACGCCGGAAGGTAAATATGCCTACCATAGCCCGTCTTACATCCGTATGGCCGATGGTGATAAGGGAAAAGATTTCCTGGTAAATAATGGTGTACTGCATCGTATTGATAATGTGATGCTGTATCCGGATTCTCTGTTGATTAAATAA
- a CDS encoding fasciclin domain-containing protein → MKLSKIIYTLALVSVCWTACTQKDAQVSPVGKTIDYTGPGKTVRQILDSAKFTIYKAMWQKANMDSVITAGNYQGYTLLVPTDAAFTAAGITADKVKTMAVNDLDTILFYHTLNSWMPSANIQQLKGNASLRTLLTRSDIPTYSSWTPYVYYLFLGLHDKQLMVNGKAHPFTAMEGTNGTIYVLDEVLKQPNTDMIDYLKSNPNFTFLLEACRINDSIYQTVWGQQGFSQLLQASTRSAYITLFAPTNNAFKKAGFNTIDDLRQRALRYEVGWPNYDEHLYYRYTFTSLDTLLLAHHIDLTGVQPANYNMVIFTNDMLDNGAISNFTIDPGRAYNNPPQYVRLNFSANGNTIMVKETGSSVGALPLKSTDMMFRNGVLHIVDDGLFKQ, encoded by the coding sequence ATGAAACTTTCAAAAATAATATATACGCTGGCGTTAGTGTCTGTTTGCTGGACAGCCTGTACACAAAAGGATGCGCAGGTATCGCCGGTCGGAAAAACGATTGACTATACAGGGCCGGGAAAGACGGTCCGCCAGATACTGGATTCCGCGAAGTTCACTATTTACAAGGCGATGTGGCAGAAAGCCAATATGGATTCTGTTATCACCGCAGGTAACTACCAGGGATACACGCTGCTGGTGCCTACCGATGCCGCTTTTACAGCAGCCGGTATTACAGCAGATAAAGTGAAAACCATGGCGGTTAACGACCTGGATACCATCCTGTTTTACCATACACTTAATAGCTGGATGCCATCCGCTAATATCCAGCAGCTTAAGGGAAATGCTTCCCTACGTACCCTGCTGACAAGATCAGATATACCGACCTATTCCAGCTGGACGCCCTATGTGTATTACCTCTTCTTAGGTCTGCACGATAAACAGCTGATGGTAAATGGTAAAGCACATCCGTTTACAGCTATGGAAGGCACCAACGGCACCATCTATGTACTGGATGAAGTGCTGAAGCAGCCCAATACGGATATGATAGACTACCTGAAATCCAATCCGAATTTCACTTTCCTGTTAGAGGCCTGCCGTATTAACGACAGTATCTATCAAACCGTATGGGGACAACAGGGATTCTCGCAGTTGTTGCAAGCTTCCACGAGGTCAGCATATATAACCCTGTTTGCACCTACCAACAATGCGTTTAAAAAAGCGGGCTTCAATACGATCGATGACCTCAGACAACGTGCACTGCGCTATGAAGTAGGCTGGCCGAATTATGATGAACACCTGTACTACAGGTATACCTTTACATCGCTGGATACCTTGCTGCTGGCGCATCATATTGATCTTACCGGTGTACAGCCTGCCAACTACAATATGGTCATCTTTACCAACGATATGCTGGATAATGGTGCTATCAGCAATTTCACGATAGACCCGGGAAGAGCGTATAACAACCCGCCACAATATGTGCGACTTAATTTTTCTGCCAATGGTAATACCATTATGGTGAAAGAGACAGGTAGCAGCGTAGGTGCATTGCCGTTAAAGTCTACTGACATGATGTTCAGGAATGGCGTGCTGCATATTGTAGACGATGGATTATTCAAGCAATAA
- a CDS encoding fasciclin domain-containing protein, which produces MKKNILSALLVLLLFSCKKDKEDVAPAGSNNNLLYVLEDNRFNFSYYNTALTQTNFGTTLKTGGPYTLLVPDNSAFQKAGYNSEDMVARESGSVLQKMVKYHTLNGLWQLDKLPYRFNQQITTVQGTQLFVTHWVKGTDTIITINGTKVTARNMPASNGMIQVINAVMQPLVQDKISDAVAADPSLSFFNTALQRAGLKDFLRGDGPFTIFAPNNAAFKNAGFLTTDSIMQTDPAVLRNMIQFHMLNNRRFVYDYVLSTGSSNVTQQTMLNNSTTTVNLISNGVDYSGITIQGSGNTTPCQLLKSNVLANNGVLHVIDRLLMENF; this is translated from the coding sequence ATGAAAAAAAATATATTGTCTGCCCTACTGGTGCTGTTACTTTTTTCCTGTAAGAAAGATAAGGAAGACGTTGCACCTGCCGGCAGTAATAATAACCTGCTGTATGTACTGGAAGATAACAGGTTTAACTTCTCCTATTACAATACAGCCTTAACACAGACCAATTTCGGTACTACCTTAAAAACAGGTGGCCCTTATACGCTGCTGGTGCCAGATAATTCGGCCTTTCAGAAAGCAGGCTATAATTCAGAAGATATGGTAGCGAGAGAGAGTGGCAGCGTATTACAGAAGATGGTAAAATACCATACACTGAATGGGTTGTGGCAGCTGGATAAACTGCCTTACCGCTTCAATCAGCAAATCACGACCGTACAGGGAACCCAGCTGTTTGTTACACACTGGGTGAAAGGTACCGACACCATTATCACTATCAACGGCACAAAAGTGACTGCGCGGAATATGCCAGCCAGCAATGGTATGATCCAGGTGATCAATGCGGTAATGCAGCCATTGGTGCAGGACAAAATCAGTGATGCTGTTGCAGCAGATCCTTCACTGAGTTTCTTCAATACTGCATTACAACGTGCAGGCCTGAAAGACTTCCTGCGCGGCGATGGACCATTCACCATATTTGCTCCCAACAACGCAGCATTCAAAAATGCGGGGTTCCTTACCACAGATAGTATCATGCAAACAGATCCTGCGGTGCTCCGCAACATGATCCAGTTTCATATGCTCAACAACCGCCGCTTTGTATACGACTATGTGTTGTCTACGGGTAGCAGCAATGTTACGCAGCAGACCATGCTGAATAACAGTACTACCACTGTCAACCTGATATCTAACGGTGTCGACTACTCCGGAATTACGATCCAGGGTAGCGGTAATACCACGCCTTGTCAATTGCTGAAATCCAATGTACTGGCTAATAACGGCGTGCTGCATGTTATTGACAGATTATTGATGGAAAATTTCTAA